One window of Roseisolibacter agri genomic DNA carries:
- a CDS encoding DinB family protein, whose amino-acid sequence MDFDLPTALPVLARTPHALRALLAGLPAEWTDATEGPETWSPYDVLGHLIHGERTDWIARARIILAQGADRRFTPYDRFAQFRESQGKSLGDLLDEFAALRAENLATLEGWRLTDAQLALEGEHPAFGPVTLRQLLATWVAHDLGHVAQVARVMAKQYRDAVGPWRAYLPVLDR is encoded by the coding sequence ATGGACTTCGACCTGCCGACCGCGCTGCCCGTGCTCGCGCGCACGCCGCACGCGCTGCGCGCCCTGCTCGCCGGGCTGCCCGCCGAGTGGACCGACGCGACCGAGGGCCCCGAGACGTGGAGCCCGTACGACGTCCTCGGCCACCTGATCCACGGCGAGCGCACCGACTGGATCGCGCGCGCCCGCATCATCCTCGCGCAGGGCGCCGACCGCCGCTTCACGCCCTACGACCGCTTCGCCCAGTTCCGCGAGAGCCAGGGCAAGTCGCTCGGCGACCTGCTCGACGAGTTCGCCGCGCTGCGGGCCGAGAACCTCGCGACGCTGGAAGGATGGCGGCTGACGGACGCGCAGCTCGCGCTGGAGGGCGAGCACCCCGCGTTCGGCCCGGTCACGCTGCGCCAGCTGCTCGCCACCTGGGTCGCGCACGACCTGGGGCACGTGGCGCAGGTGGCCCGCGTGATGGCGAAGCAGTACCGTGACGCGGTCGGGCCGTGGCGTGCGTACCTTCCCGTGCTCGACCGCTGA
- a CDS encoding GNAT family N-acetyltransferase, whose product MAGPHADAPLDIAPEPITGPVAGALIAALNAELSARYPEPGATHFRLDADEVAPGNGAFLVVRRADRPIGCGALRTLRDPALLAALGPRVGELKRMYVAPEARGHGVGRALLARLEDEARALGLARLVLETGTRQQEALALYRRAGFAEIAPYGEYAASSTTSVCMAKAL is encoded by the coding sequence ATGGCCGGGCCGCACGCCGACGCTCCGCTCGACATCGCGCCGGAGCCCATCACGGGCCCGGTCGCGGGCGCGCTCATCGCCGCGCTGAACGCCGAGCTGTCGGCGCGCTACCCGGAGCCGGGCGCGACGCACTTCCGGCTCGACGCCGACGAGGTGGCGCCGGGCAACGGCGCGTTCCTCGTGGTGCGCCGCGCGGACCGGCCCATCGGCTGCGGCGCGCTGCGCACGCTGCGCGACCCGGCGCTGCTCGCGGCGCTGGGGCCGCGCGTGGGGGAGCTGAAGCGCATGTACGTCGCGCCCGAGGCGCGCGGCCACGGCGTCGGGCGCGCGCTGCTCGCGCGGCTGGAGGACGAGGCGCGCGCGCTCGGCCTCGCGCGCCTGGTGCTGGAGACGGGCACGCGGCAGCAGGAGGCGCTCGCGCTCTACCGCCGCGCGGGCTTCGCCGAGATCGCGCCGTACGGCGAGTACGCGGCGTCGTCGACGACGAGCGTGTGCATGGCGAAGGCGCTGTGA
- a CDS encoding aspartate/glutamate racemase family protein, which translates to MTILGLVGGLGPESTIDYYRRILDAWAREAPGTSPSLVIDSLDVLHGLRLVATDRAAFIAYLRASVQRLAGAGVDFIAMTANTAHLVFDELAAEAPVPMLSIVEVCAQEAHARGLRRLALLGTRFTMEGPFYPEVCARHGITVVPPEAAAREWIHARYVGELLQGDFRDETRQGIVAIVERLRDAAGIDGVILGGTELPLLLRAETVAGLPTLDTTALHVAAIVARLRAAT; encoded by the coding sequence GTGACGATCCTCGGCCTCGTCGGCGGGCTCGGCCCCGAGTCCACGATCGACTACTACCGCCGCATCCTCGACGCGTGGGCGCGCGAGGCGCCGGGCACGTCGCCGTCGCTCGTCATCGACAGCCTCGACGTGCTGCACGGGCTGCGCCTGGTCGCAACCGACCGCGCCGCCTTCATCGCGTACCTGCGCGCGTCGGTGCAGCGGCTCGCCGGCGCGGGCGTGGACTTCATCGCGATGACCGCCAACACCGCGCACCTCGTGTTCGACGAGCTGGCGGCGGAGGCACCGGTGCCGATGCTCAGCATCGTCGAGGTGTGCGCGCAGGAGGCGCACGCGCGCGGCCTGCGGCGCCTCGCGCTGCTCGGCACGCGCTTCACGATGGAGGGCCCGTTCTACCCCGAGGTGTGCGCGCGCCACGGCATCACGGTCGTGCCGCCCGAGGCGGCGGCGCGCGAGTGGATCCATGCGCGCTACGTGGGCGAGCTGCTGCAGGGCGACTTCCGCGACGAGACGCGGCAGGGCATCGTCGCGATCGTCGAGCGCCTGCGCGACGCGGCGGGGATCGACGGCGTCATCCTCGGCGGCACGGAGCTGCCGCTGCTGCTGCGCGCGGAGACCGTCGCCGGGCTCCCCACGCTCGACACGACCGCGCTGCACGTCGCCGCGATCGTCGCCCGCCTGCGCGCCGCCACGTGA
- a CDS encoding GNAT family N-acetyltransferase, producing the protein MTIEIRGADDPASLAAARALIRAHILAHSTAHDAEAAERIVEALPAPYVALWVAWRGDEALGCVALHALAPDTAELKRMYVRPEARGRGVARRLTEHAIAEATARGCVRLRLGTLTTMHAAQRLYLSLGFARIAPYRPVEFGETWFYERALGDPADGARR; encoded by the coding sequence GTGACGATCGAGATCCGCGGCGCGGACGATCCCGCCTCGCTCGCCGCGGCGCGCGCGCTGATCCGCGCGCACATCCTCGCGCACTCCACCGCCCACGACGCGGAGGCGGCGGAGCGGATCGTGGAGGCGCTGCCGGCGCCGTACGTGGCACTGTGGGTGGCGTGGCGCGGCGACGAGGCGCTGGGCTGCGTGGCGCTCCACGCGCTGGCGCCCGACACGGCGGAGCTGAAGCGCATGTACGTGCGCCCCGAGGCGCGCGGGCGCGGCGTTGCGCGGCGGCTCACCGAGCACGCGATCGCCGAAGCGACCGCGCGCGGGTGCGTGCGCCTCCGGCTCGGCACGCTGACGACGATGCATGCCGCGCAGCGCCTGTACCTCAGCCTGGGCTTCGCCCGCATCGCGCCGTACCGGCCGGTGGAGTTCGGCGAGACGTGGTTCTACGAGCGCGCGCTGGGCGACCCGGCGGACGGCGCGCGGCGCTGA